A genomic window from Pseudogulbenkiania sp. MAI-1 includes:
- a CDS encoding enoyl-CoA hydratase-related protein: MLHPILQSVDDKGIATITLNRAELHNALDDAMIVRFTEALESLIADQRVRVIVLAAAGISFCAGHDHAWMQRMAGFDQDEIRQHARLLAKLLTTLDNCPKPTIARVQGSAFGIGAGLLACCDVAIGVSEALFCFSDVKLGVIPAAVAPYVMRAIGERAARRYFITAERFNAGKAKRLGLIHLVVEDEELDMAVAQMCRQVLLNGPQAMAAAKLLVRELGGKAITADTIETTIERIAQIRTSAEGQEGIAAFLEQRAPSWLD, translated from the coding sequence ATGCTGCATCCCATCCTGCAATCGGTAGACGACAAGGGCATCGCCACCATCACCCTCAATCGGGCGGAACTACACAACGCGCTGGACGACGCCATGATCGTCCGCTTCACCGAGGCGCTGGAAAGCCTGATCGCCGACCAGCGCGTACGCGTCATCGTGCTGGCGGCCGCAGGCATCAGTTTTTGCGCAGGGCATGACCACGCCTGGATGCAGCGCATGGCCGGCTTCGACCAGGACGAAATCCGGCAACACGCCCGCCTCTTGGCCAAGCTGCTGACCACGCTCGACAACTGTCCCAAGCCGACCATCGCCCGGGTACAGGGCTCGGCCTTCGGCATCGGCGCCGGGCTGCTCGCCTGCTGCGACGTCGCCATCGGCGTGTCCGAGGCACTGTTCTGCTTCTCCGACGTCAAGCTGGGGGTGATCCCAGCTGCCGTCGCGCCATACGTGATGCGCGCCATCGGCGAGCGGGCGGCACGGCGCTACTTCATCACCGCCGAACGCTTCAACGCCGGCAAGGCAAAGCGCCTGGGGTTGATCCATCTGGTGGTGGAGGATGAAGAACTGGATATGGCCGTCGCGCAGATGTGCCGCCAGGTGCTGCTCAACGGCCCGCAGGCGATGGCGGCAGCCAAGCTGCTGGTGCGCGAACTGGGGGGAAAGGCCATCACCGCCGACACCATCGAGACGACCATCGAGCGGATCGCCCAGATCCGCACCAGTGCGGAGGGCCAGGAAGGCATCGCCGCCTTCCTCGAGCAACGGGCACCGTCCTGGCTAGACTGA
- the flgL gene encoding flagellar hook-associated protein FlgL translates to MRVSTSMVFTQGYTGIQNNQYNVNKLQEQLSTQKRVVVPSDDPVASAQMLEVSQSEGRNLQFVENGDAVESTLAISETSLNSANDLLSNLKSLAIQAGNGGLDAEQRQMIQIDVKERFNQLVSYANATDGRGNYLYGGNIIDSAPFVADSSLNVTYNGDTGRRDVQISAARQVAITEVGSAVYGDANSDTAVFDTVRDLYNLLGQDPKPADYADQLSTIVAGLDEAQVNMSTAQASIGARRSENETLQSVGKELDVQYKSRIGNLEDLDLAKTISDFTLAQTALQYSQLTFQKVSGLSLFNYLS, encoded by the coding sequence ATGCGAGTCAGTACCAGTATGGTGTTCACGCAAGGGTACACCGGTATCCAGAACAACCAGTACAACGTCAACAAGCTGCAAGAACAGCTCTCCACGCAGAAGCGGGTCGTGGTGCCCTCGGACGACCCGGTGGCCTCGGCGCAGATGCTCGAGGTATCCCAATCGGAAGGGCGCAACCTGCAGTTCGTCGAGAACGGCGATGCCGTCGAATCCACCCTGGCCATTTCCGAAACCTCACTCAACAGCGCCAACGATCTGCTCTCCAACCTGAAGTCACTGGCGATCCAGGCCGGCAACGGCGGGCTGGACGCCGAGCAACGGCAAATGATCCAGATCGACGTGAAGGAGCGCTTCAACCAATTGGTGAGCTATGCCAATGCCACCGATGGCCGCGGCAACTACCTGTACGGCGGCAACATCATCGACAGCGCTCCCTTCGTGGCGGACAGCTCGCTGAACGTCACCTACAACGGCGACACCGGGCGGCGCGACGTGCAGATCAGCGCGGCCCGGCAGGTGGCGATCACCGAAGTCGGTTCGGCGGTGTACGGTGATGCCAACAGCGACACGGCGGTGTTCGATACGGTGCGCGATCTCTACAACCTGTTGGGGCAGGACCCGAAGCCAGCGGATTATGCCGATCAGTTGTCGACCATCGTCGCCGGACTGGACGAGGCCCAGGTGAACATGTCGACGGCCCAGGCCTCGATCGGGGCACGGCGCAGCGAGAACGAAACGCTGCAATCGGTGGGCAAGGAATTGGACGTCCAGTACAAATCACGCATCGGCAACCTCGAGGATCTGGACCTGGCCAAGACCATCAGCGACTTCACCCTGGCACAGACGGCGCTGCAGTATTCCCAGCTCACCTTCCAGAAGGTCAGCGGCTTGTCGCTGTTCAACTACCTGTCGTAA
- the astE gene encoding succinylglutamate desuccinylase, with protein MNLPSPSYDFLTSTLQNLPPETPEWSLANGATARWHERGILELIPSQLNDATDRVLVSCGVHGNETAPIEVANGILLDIQQGHLPLAAHVLLMFGNPEAMQAGERYLDYDMNRLFNGQHAKHPATREAQRAALLEQEAAAFFERAPAGCRRLHYDLHTAIRGSVFERFAIYPYLHERDYNREQLCWLESADITTVLLHSQPAATFTYYTSRHHQADSLTLELGKARPFGENDLSRFAGIDQALRRLLSGRREPLPPFANERFQLFRAKYDLVKHSDAFRLHLHDQVENFTLLEDGFVIAEDQDVRYQAQGGNERILFPNPKVGNGLRAGIVIEPVTI; from the coding sequence ATGAACCTGCCCTCCCCTTCCTACGATTTTCTGACCAGCACCCTGCAGAACCTTCCCCCGGAGACTCCCGAATGGTCTCTGGCCAACGGCGCGACGGCACGCTGGCATGAGCGTGGCATTCTCGAACTGATCCCGTCACAGTTGAACGACGCCACCGACCGCGTGCTGGTTTCCTGCGGCGTACACGGCAACGAAACGGCGCCAATCGAAGTCGCCAACGGCATCCTGCTCGACATCCAGCAGGGACACCTGCCACTCGCAGCGCACGTGCTGCTGATGTTCGGTAACCCCGAGGCGATGCAGGCCGGCGAGCGTTACCTCGATTACGACATGAACCGCCTGTTCAACGGCCAGCACGCCAAGCACCCCGCCACCCGGGAAGCGCAACGCGCCGCGCTGCTGGAACAAGAGGCAGCGGCGTTCTTCGAGCGCGCGCCGGCCGGCTGTCGGCGGCTGCACTACGATCTGCACACGGCCATCCGCGGTTCGGTGTTCGAGCGCTTCGCCATCTACCCCTATCTGCACGAGCGCGACTACAACCGCGAGCAGCTGTGCTGGCTGGAATCGGCCGACATCACCACGGTGCTGCTGCACAGCCAGCCCGCCGCCACCTTCACCTATTACACCAGCCGCCACCACCAGGCCGACTCCTTGACGCTGGAGCTGGGCAAGGCCCGTCCCTTCGGCGAGAACGACCTGTCGCGCTTCGCAGGCATCGACCAGGCGCTGCGCCGGCTGCTGAGCGGCCGACGCGAACCGCTGCCGCCGTTTGCCAACGAGCGCTTCCAGCTGTTCCGCGCCAAGTACGACCTGGTCAAACACAGCGACGCGTTCCGCCTGCACCTGCACGACCAGGTCGAGAACTTCACCCTGCTGGAAGACGGCTTCGTGATCGCCGAGGATCAAGACGTGCGCTACCAGGCGCAAGGCGGCAACGAGCGCATCCTGTTCCCCAACCCCAAGGTCGGCAACGGCCTGCGCGCGGGCATCGTGATCGAGCCGGTCACGATCTGA
- a CDS encoding alpha/beta fold hydrolase — protein sequence MPHATLNGHRIYYELSGHGDKTLVLFNGITMSTAAWTMMAPPLEAHYRLLRLDFLGQGLSDKPEADVYLLEQQAELAWHLLQQLSIDKVHLAGLSYGGMVAQYFAHRHPECIDRLLLASTLAWSDEVNARISDSWIAAEASGGLDLRYDVSIPWFFSSRFLVGNAAQLQELKMIAGMVDWPAVTCLIAGVKRHDARTWLAEIRVPTRVIVGNEDRLTPLYQSEILANSIPGASLHVLPAIGHVMHIEAPDIFAHEILRFCTP from the coding sequence ATGCCTCATGCCACACTGAACGGACATCGCATCTATTACGAACTGAGCGGCCACGGCGACAAGACGCTGGTGCTGTTCAACGGCATCACCATGTCCACCGCCGCGTGGACGATGATGGCGCCGCCGCTGGAGGCGCATTACCGCCTGCTCCGCCTCGACTTCCTCGGCCAGGGCCTGAGCGACAAGCCGGAGGCCGACGTCTACCTGCTGGAGCAACAGGCGGAATTGGCCTGGCATCTGCTGCAGCAGTTGTCGATCGACAAGGTGCACCTGGCCGGCCTGTCCTACGGCGGCATGGTGGCCCAGTACTTCGCTCACCGTCACCCGGAATGCATCGACCGGCTGCTCCTGGCCTCGACCCTGGCCTGGTCGGACGAGGTCAACGCCCGCATCAGCGACAGCTGGATCGCGGCGGAAGCGTCCGGCGGCCTCGACCTGCGCTACGACGTGAGCATCCCGTGGTTCTTCTCCAGCCGCTTCCTGGTCGGCAATGCCGCCCAGCTTCAGGAGTTGAAGATGATCGCCGGCATGGTCGACTGGCCCGCGGTCACCTGCCTGATCGCTGGAGTCAAGCGCCACGACGCCCGCACCTGGCTTGCCGAGATACGGGTCCCCACCCGCGTCATCGTCGGCAACGAGGATCGCCTGACACCGCTCTACCAGTCGGAAATTCTTGCCAACAGCATCCCCGGCGCCTCGCTGCACGTGCTGCCCGCCATCGGCCACGTCATGCACATCGAGGCCCCGGATATCTTCGCGCACGAGATTCTCCGCTTTTGCACGCCCTGA
- a CDS encoding GGDEF domain-containing protein, whose protein sequence is MSACDLSLCHQLDVIINERRLLPVFQPIVDMEEGSILGYEGLIRGPSNSPLHSPVSLFAAAEQCRSLVALDRACRRVTAEAFVEHQLPGCLFLNISPQALLAPEHKPGETLAYLNMLGLPSECIVIELTETHPDASYQALREAASHYRNSGFRIALDDLGEGFSNMRLWSELRPDVVKLDKHFVQDIQHDPLKEQFVRSMVDIARQSGALLVAEGIETVAELRVLRRLGVRYGQGYLFARPAPLPAREVPSEVRSLLYADARERLGGPRQAIARDLLVEVMPLEQTVANEVAYRLFAESPERFAIPVVNEGVPVGLLRRHDFLESFSRPFNRELYGKKPCRTLMDKEPLIVGAEMGVQELSSLVVAAERRHLIDGFIITENGRYLGMGTGFDLMRKITEMQISAARYANPLTGLPGNVPISESIDRLLDSGEPFVVAYADLDHFKPFNDLYGYAAGDDLIRLLGNLLQQVADPARDLVGHIGGDDFVLLMQSEGWEARLMEVIASFDRQVQAHFDEVHRETNGFEVTARNGELAFFPLTSVSIGVLPAGSGQFLSHHEVSLAVADAKKMAKKQLGSSLFIERRGRGKP, encoded by the coding sequence ATGTCGGCTTGCGATCTCTCCCTCTGCCATCAACTGGATGTCATCATCAACGAGCGCCGTCTGTTGCCCGTTTTCCAGCCCATCGTTGACATGGAGGAGGGCAGCATCCTGGGCTACGAGGGCTTGATCCGCGGGCCGTCCAACAGCCCGCTGCACTCGCCGGTGAGCCTGTTCGCCGCGGCGGAACAATGCCGCTCGCTGGTGGCGCTGGACCGCGCCTGCCGCCGGGTCACGGCCGAGGCCTTTGTCGAGCATCAACTGCCCGGCTGCCTGTTCCTCAATATCAGCCCGCAAGCCCTGCTGGCGCCGGAGCACAAGCCGGGCGAGACGCTGGCCTATCTCAACATGCTGGGTCTGCCCAGCGAGTGCATCGTCATCGAACTGACCGAAACCCACCCCGATGCCAGCTACCAGGCGTTGCGCGAGGCCGCCAGCCATTACCGCAACAGCGGCTTTCGCATCGCATTGGATGACCTGGGCGAGGGCTTCTCCAACATGCGGCTGTGGTCGGAGCTGCGCCCCGACGTGGTCAAGCTCGACAAGCATTTCGTTCAGGACATCCAGCATGACCCGCTCAAGGAGCAGTTCGTGCGCTCGATGGTCGACATCGCGCGCCAGTCCGGTGCGCTGCTGGTGGCCGAGGGTATCGAGACCGTGGCCGAGTTGCGTGTGTTGCGCCGGCTGGGGGTGCGCTACGGGCAGGGCTATCTGTTCGCCCGGCCGGCGCCGCTGCCGGCACGCGAGGTGCCGTCCGAGGTGCGCTCCCTGCTGTACGCCGACGCGCGAGAGCGGTTGGGCGGGCCGCGCCAGGCAATAGCGCGCGATCTGCTGGTCGAGGTCATGCCGCTGGAGCAGACGGTGGCGAACGAGGTTGCTTACCGCTTGTTCGCCGAATCGCCGGAACGCTTCGCCATTCCGGTGGTGAATGAGGGGGTGCCGGTGGGGCTGCTGCGGCGGCATGACTTCCTGGAAAGCTTTTCCCGCCCCTTCAACCGCGAGCTGTACGGCAAGAAGCCGTGCCGCACGCTGATGGACAAGGAGCCGCTGATCGTCGGCGCCGAGATGGGGGTGCAGGAGCTGTCCAGCCTGGTGGTGGCGGCCGAACGCCGGCATCTGATCGATGGCTTCATCATCACCGAGAACGGCCGCTACCTCGGCATGGGCACCGGTTTCGACCTGATGCGCAAGATCACCGAGATGCAGATCTCGGCGGCGCGCTACGCCAACCCGCTGACCGGCCTGCCAGGCAACGTGCCGATCTCCGAATCCATCGACCGCCTGCTCGACAGCGGCGAGCCTTTCGTCGTCGCCTACGCCGACCTTGACCATTTCAAGCCGTTCAACGATCTCTACGGCTACGCCGCCGGAGACGACCTGATCCGTCTGCTGGGGAATCTGCTGCAGCAGGTGGCCGATCCGGCCCGCGACCTCGTCGGGCACATCGGTGGCGACGACTTCGTGCTGCTGATGCAGAGCGAGGGCTGGGAGGCGCGGCTGATGGAGGTGATCGCTTCCTTCGACCGTCAGGTCCAGGCGCATTTCGACGAGGTGCACCGCGAGACGAATGGCTTCGAGGTGACGGCGCGCAACGGCGAGCTGGCCTTCTTCCCGTTGACCAGTGTGTCGATCGGCGTGCTCCCCGCCGGCAGCGGGCAATTCCTGTCTCATCACGAGGTGTCGCTGGCCGTGGCCGATGCCAAGAAGATGGCCAAGAAGCAGCTCGGCAGCAGCCTGTTCATCGAGCGGCGGGGCCGTGGCAAGCCCTGA